The following are encoded in a window of Accipiter gentilis unplaced genomic scaffold, bAccGen1.1, whole genome shotgun sequence genomic DNA:
- the LOC126037528 gene encoding electroneutral sodium bicarbonate exchanger 1-like yields MPERKKKLDNARNEAGEEEEESRRVMEAAAAASSVQLNVGKTSDVDIPKQSSDRTDPSEIIILDEMSQTTVWKALTLKTETL; encoded by the exons atgccagaaaggaagaagaagttggacaatgccagaaatgaagccggagaagaagaagag gagtccaggagggtgatggaagctgctgctgctgcaagttcagttcagctgaacgtggggaagaccagtgacgtggatatcccaaagcaaagcagtgacag gactgatccttctgagattattatcctggatgaaatgtcacaaacgaccgtatggaaggctctcactttgaagacagaaaccctttga